The Tenrec ecaudatus isolate mTenEca1 chromosome 14, mTenEca1.hap1, whole genome shotgun sequence genome contains a region encoding:
- the LOC142426675 gene encoding olfactory receptor 4K2-like has protein sequence MDVANKSTVSEFILLGLSSSWELQMFLFAVFSLFYVVTIVGNSLIVITVIADSRLHSPMYFLLTNLSIIDMSLASFATPKMITDYLTGHNVISFDGCISQIFFLHLFTGTEIILLMAMSFDRYIAICKPLRYASIISPQVCLALVVVSWVVGVVHSMSQVIFALTLTFCASNKVDSFFCDLLVVFQLACIETNVLGLFMISTSGIIALSCFILLFNSYVIVLLTIKQHSSGGSSKALSTCTAHFIVVFMFFGPCIFIYMWPLSDFLIEKVLSVFYTIFTPVLNPIIYTLRNQEVKTALRKVKNRFLKSNKVTPHH, from the coding sequence ATGGATGTTGCCAATAAATCAACTGTCTCTGAGTTTATTTTGCTGGGCCTCTCCAGTTCCTGGGAGCTACAGATGTTCCTCTTCGCagtgttttcattgttttatgTAGTTACAATAGTGGGTAATAGTCTCATCGTCATCACAGTTATCGCTGACTCTCGCCTACACTCACCCATGTATTTTTTGCTTACCAACCTTTCAATCATTGATATGTCTCTTGCTTCCTTTGCCACCCCCAAGATGATTACAGACTACCTCACTGGACATAATGTTATTTCCTTCGATGGTTGCATAAGCCAGAtcttttttcttcatctttttacTGGTACCGAGATTATTCTACTCATGGCTATGTCCTTTGACAGGTATATAGCAATATGCAAACCCCTCCGCTATGCTTCGATCATAAGCCCTCAAGTGTGTCTTGCCCTTGTGGTGGTTTCCTGGGTTGTGGGAGTCGTGCATTCAATGAGCCAGGTCATCTTTGCCCTCACTTTAACATTCTGTGCTTCCAATAAGGTAGATAGTTTTTTCTGTGACCTTCTTGTGGTTTTCCAGTTGGCGTGTATAGAAACTAATGTTCTGGGTCTCTTTATGATCTCAACAAGTGGCATAATTGCTCTGTCCtgctttattcttttatttaattCTTATGTCATTGTCTTGCTTACTATCAAACAGCATTCTTCAGGGGGCTCCTCCAAGGCCCTGTCCACTTGCACAGCTCATTTCATCGTGGTTTTCATGTTCTTTGGACCATGCATCTTCATCTACATGTGGCCACTCAGTGATTTTCTGATAGAAAAGGTTCTGTCTGTGTTTTATACCATCTTTACTCCAGTCCTGAACCCAATAATCTATACCTTGAGGAATCAGGAAGTTAAGACAGCCCTGAGGAAAGTGAAGAATAGGTTTCTAAAGTCCAACAAAGTGACCCCTCATCATTAA